ATAAGCAACGTCAAAGAACTTGGCATCGCTAGGGTCCTTCAGTTTCTTAAGAAACTCTGGATCGTTGGAGAACTTTCGCCGGGGACGAACCATGGTGCTCTTCTTTTTGACTAAGTTGAGAAGATGCAAGGCTAAAACTTCCCGCTTAGTCCCCTCGGCAACCTTCATGAGAGTATAGCTCATTTCCTCGTAAATCTCTCTGCTGATGTAGTTCTCAATTTCCCCAGAAACAAGAGCCTTGAGGATTCTCCATGAAGGCGAGTGCTTCGGGTTTCTCGACTTTAAGGCACTCACAAGAATCGACGTATCGAGAACTACCTTGATTTTAGC
Above is a window of Thermococcus sp. DNA encoding:
- a CDS encoding putative toxin-antitoxin system toxin component, PIN family is translated as MSKAKIKVVLDTSILVSALKSRNPKHSPSWRILKALVSGEIENYISREIYEEMSYTLMKVAEGTKREVLALHLLNLVKKKSTMVRPRRKFSNDPEFLKKLKDPSDAKFFDVAYAKKVDYIISENTKHIVQMRDESTKTYRFDGRKVKILRAGEFVREALRK